From Nguyenibacter vanlangensis, one genomic window encodes:
- a CDS encoding ABC transporter permease, which yields MNLHAIGAIYRFEMSRTWRTLLQSIVSPVLSTTLYFVVFGAAMGAHMRMIDGVAYGAFIVPGLVMLSLLTQSIMNASFGIYFPKFLGTIYEVLSAPVSPLEIVIGYVGAAASKSLMLGLIILATARLFVPFGIAHPLPMAAFLVLTAVTFSLFGFIIGIWADNFEKLNLVPMLIVTPLTFLGGSFYSIGMLPPAWRTVTLFNPVVYLISGFRWSFYGISEIAVGISLGMTLLFMALCLATIWWIFKTGYRLKR from the coding sequence ATGAATCTTCATGCCATCGGCGCCATCTACCGGTTCGAGATGAGCCGTACCTGGCGCACCCTGCTGCAGAGCATCGTCTCGCCCGTCCTCTCCACGACCCTCTATTTCGTGGTCTTCGGCGCGGCGATGGGGGCCCATATGCGCATGATCGACGGCGTCGCCTACGGGGCCTTCATCGTGCCGGGCCTCGTCATGCTCTCGCTGCTGACGCAAAGCATCATGAACGCCTCCTTCGGCATCTATTTCCCGAAATTCCTCGGCACGATCTACGAGGTCCTGTCCGCTCCGGTCTCGCCCCTGGAAATCGTGATCGGCTATGTCGGGGCGGCCGCCAGCAAATCGCTGATGCTGGGCCTCATCATCCTGGCGACCGCCCGGCTGTTCGTGCCCTTCGGCATCGCCCACCCGCTGCCGATGGCGGCCTTCCTGGTCCTGACCGCCGTGACCTTCAGCCTGTTCGGCTTCATCATCGGCATCTGGGCCGATAATTTCGAGAAGCTGAACCTGGTCCCCATGCTGATCGTCACCCCCCTGACCTTCCTGGGCGGCAGCTTCTATTCGATCGGCATGCTCCCGCCCGCCTGGCGGACCGTGACCCTGTTCAACCCCGTCGTCTATCTCATCAGCGGCTTCCGCTGGAGCTTCTACGGCATATCCGAAATCGCGGTAGGGATCAGCCTGGGCATGACGCTCCTCTTCATGGCGCTCTGCCTGGCCACGATCTGGTGGATCTTCAAGACGGGCTACCGCCTGAAACGCTGA
- a CDS encoding amylo-alpha-1,6-glucosidase, which translates to MSHAGVRAIMERDAEWLEADGRGGFASGTVGGARTRRYHALLLAATRPPGGRVVLVNGLDVWMETPSGTYPLSTQLYLPDVVFPDGAAHLAGFARVPWPRWDFVLPDGTAIGQELFVARDTAETVLRWTCAAWTCAAWTGTAGLDKEGVGPWRLHVRPLLSGRDYHALHRENPVCALGSAVREGCVVWRPYAALPAIVAAGNGAYQPEPVWYRNFLYRAEQARGLDDVEDLASPGRFTFAPTDGMAVLILQAEGGQDAAGPAAAQEGAAERAEGLARAERARRAGAADPHGVAAASYVVGRGGGRTILAGFPWFTDWGRDSFVAMRGLLLATGRLEEADALLCLWAGLVDGGMLPNRFTDAGDVAEFNAVDASLWFVVAVGDFLDAAAAAGHAPRDAAVLAAAVEAILDGYLRGTRHGIGCDADGLVRAGVPGSQLTWMDARIGDRPVTPRIGKPVEIQALWINALFIAGRWSARWAPVERAARAAFAARFPDPASGGLFDVVDADHRPGATDGCVRPNQILAVGGLPCPVVEGDLARGVVALVERALLTPLGLRSLAPDDPQYRPHYRGDPAARDAAYHQGTVWPWLMGPFVEAWLRVRGAGPAARAEARARFLAPLQAHLETAGLGHVSEVADGDPPHVPGGCPFQAWSLGELIRIERMLAEARNP; encoded by the coding sequence ATGTCCCATGCGGGAGTGCGGGCGATCATGGAGCGCGACGCAGAGTGGCTGGAGGCGGACGGCCGGGGCGGTTTCGCGTCGGGGACGGTGGGCGGGGCGCGCACGCGCCGCTATCACGCGCTGCTGCTGGCCGCGACCCGGCCGCCGGGCGGGCGTGTCGTGCTGGTGAACGGGCTGGATGTCTGGATGGAGACGCCGTCCGGCACCTATCCGCTGAGCACCCAGCTTTATCTGCCGGATGTGGTGTTTCCCGACGGCGCGGCGCATCTGGCCGGCTTTGCGCGCGTGCCGTGGCCGCGCTGGGATTTCGTGCTGCCGGACGGCACCGCGATCGGCCAGGAGTTGTTCGTGGCGCGCGACACGGCGGAGACCGTGCTGCGCTGGACCTGCGCGGCGTGGACCTGCGCGGCGTGGACAGGCACGGCGGGGTTGGACAAGGAGGGGGTGGGCCCGTGGCGGCTGCATGTGCGGCCGCTGCTCTCGGGCCGCGATTATCACGCGCTGCACCGGGAGAATCCGGTCTGCGCGCTGGGCAGCGCGGTGCGGGAGGGGTGCGTCGTCTGGCGGCCTTATGCCGCGCTGCCGGCGATCGTCGCGGCGGGCAACGGCGCGTATCAGCCGGAGCCGGTGTGGTACCGGAATTTCCTCTATCGGGCGGAGCAGGCGCGCGGGCTGGACGATGTCGAGGACCTGGCGTCGCCGGGGCGGTTCACCTTCGCGCCGACGGACGGCATGGCGGTGCTGATCCTGCAGGCGGAGGGCGGGCAGGATGCGGCGGGTCCGGCCGCGGCCCAGGAGGGAGCGGCGGAACGGGCGGAGGGGTTGGCCCGTGCCGAGCGCGCGCGGCGTGCGGGGGCGGCGGATCCGCATGGGGTGGCGGCCGCGAGCTATGTGGTCGGGCGGGGTGGGGGCCGGACGATCCTGGCCGGGTTTCCCTGGTTCACCGACTGGGGGCGTGACAGCTTCGTCGCGATGCGGGGGCTGTTGCTGGCGACCGGGCGGCTGGAGGAGGCGGATGCGCTGCTGTGCCTGTGGGCGGGGCTGGTGGATGGCGGCATGCTGCCCAACCGCTTTACCGACGCGGGGGATGTCGCCGAATTCAATGCGGTGGACGCGTCGCTGTGGTTCGTCGTTGCGGTCGGGGATTTCCTGGATGCGGCGGCGGCGGCCGGCCATGCGCCGCGCGACGCAGCCGTGCTGGCCGCCGCGGTGGAGGCGATCCTGGATGGCTATCTGCGCGGGACGCGGCACGGGATCGGCTGCGATGCCGACGGGCTGGTCCGTGCCGGCGTGCCGGGCAGCCAGTTGACCTGGATGGATGCGCGGATCGGCGACCGGCCGGTGACGCCGCGCATCGGCAAGCCGGTGGAGATCCAGGCGCTGTGGATCAATGCCCTGTTCATTGCCGGGCGGTGGTCGGCGCGCTGGGCGCCGGTCGAGCGGGCGGCGCGGGCGGCCTTCGCCGCGCGGTTTCCCGACCCGGCCAGCGGGGGGCTGTTCGACGTGGTCGATGCCGACCATCGGCCCGGCGCGACGGATGGGTGCGTCCGCCCGAACCAGATCCTGGCGGTGGGCGGGCTGCCTTGCCCCGTGGTGGAGGGCGATCTGGCGCGTGGCGTCGTCGCCCTGGTGGAACGGGCGCTGCTGACGCCGCTGGGGCTGCGCTCGCTGGCGCCGGACGATCCGCAATACCGGCCGCATTATCGCGGCGATCCGGCGGCGCGGGATGCGGCCTATCACCAGGGAACCGTCTGGCCCTGGCTGATGGGGCCGTTCGTGGAGGCGTGGCTGCGGGTGCGCGGCGCGGGGCCGGCCGCCCGGGCGGAGGCGCGCGCGCGGTTCCTGGCGCCGTTGCAGGCGCATCTCGAGACGGCTGGACTGGGCCATGTGTCGGAGGTCGCGGACGGCGATCCGCCGCATGTGCCGGGCGGCTGCCCTTTCCAGGCCTGGTCGCTGGGCGAGCTGATCCGCATCGAGCGGATGCTGGCCGAGGCGCGCAACCCGTGA
- a CDS encoding ABC transporter ATP-binding protein gives MAQPNSAAPPAPQPAIAVRNVTKTYASGFQALSDVTLDIRPGEIFALLGPNGAGKTTLISIICGIVTATGGTIRANGHDIARDYRAARRQIGLVPQELSTDAFETVLATVRFSRGLFGRPADPAYIEKILRDLSLWDKRDSRIVTLSGGMKRRVMIAKALSHEPRILFLDEPTAGVDVELRRDMWQMVRALRDTGVTIILTTHYIEEAEEMADRIGVINKGRIILVEEKSRLMHKLGKTQLVLRMQAPLAECPAALDAWQLECTAGGTELVYTYDAQAADTGVAALMRQIDALGLEIRNLQTRQSSLEDIFVSLVRSES, from the coding sequence ATGGCCCAACCCAATTCCGCCGCCCCGCCCGCCCCCCAGCCTGCCATCGCGGTGCGGAACGTGACCAAGACCTACGCGTCCGGCTTCCAGGCCCTGTCCGACGTCACCCTGGACATCCGCCCCGGCGAGATCTTCGCCCTGCTCGGCCCCAACGGCGCGGGCAAGACGACGCTGATCAGCATCATCTGCGGCATCGTCACGGCCACCGGGGGCACTATCCGGGCCAACGGCCACGACATCGCCCGCGACTACCGCGCGGCACGGCGCCAGATCGGCCTGGTGCCGCAGGAACTCAGCACCGATGCGTTCGAAACCGTGCTCGCCACCGTCCGCTTCAGCCGCGGCCTGTTCGGCCGGCCCGCCGATCCCGCCTATATCGAGAAGATCCTGCGCGACCTGTCGCTGTGGGACAAGCGCGACAGCAGGATCGTGACCCTGTCGGGCGGCATGAAACGCCGGGTGATGATCGCCAAGGCCCTGTCGCACGAACCGCGCATCCTGTTCCTCGACGAACCCACGGCCGGCGTCGACGTCGAACTGCGCCGCGACATGTGGCAGATGGTGCGCGCCCTGCGCGACACCGGCGTCACCATCATCCTGACCACCCATTATATCGAGGAAGCCGAGGAAATGGCCGACCGGATCGGGGTGATCAACAAGGGACGGATCATCCTGGTCGAGGAAAAATCCCGCCTGATGCACAAGCTGGGCAAGACCCAGCTCGTGCTCCGGATGCAGGCCCCGCTGGCCGAATGTCCCGCCGCCCTCGATGCGTGGCAATTGGAATGCACGGCCGGCGGCACCGAACTGGTCTACACCTACGACGCGCAGGCCGCCGATACCGGCGTGGCCGCCCTGATGCGGCAGATCGACGCGCTGGGACTCGAAATCCGCAACCTGCAGACCCGGCAAAGCTCTCTGGAAGACATCTTCGTCAGCCTGGTGCGGAGCGAATCATGA